TTTCAATCAATTACAAAATTCTTTGAATTCTAATTCAATTGGCCAAGTTTTAATAAACGGAGAAATGCTTTCAAACGGATTCAGTCTAAAGACAGAAAATACAACGTATTTCGGAACTCTTAATGACGGAAAAGTAATTGAACTTTGCGTATCTCAATGGAACGACAAGACAAAAAACGAAATATTAAAAATCAACAATGAATTTAATTTACTCTTTGTGAATTGGTTTAACTGCGACATAATTAAAAATGATTAGCGAGAAACAACAAACACATATAAGTAAGTTTTTAAGTTTGGTATTAAGACACAAACCTGAAACAATTGGAGTTCAACTTGACCAAAATGGTTGGGTTGACATTAATGAATTGATTGAGAAATCAAACAAATACGGAATTAAATTTAACAGAGAAACATTAAACCATATCGTTGCGACTAATTCTAAAAAACGATTTGCTATTAATAATAAACTTGACAAAATTAGAGCAAGTCAAGGACATTCAATCGAAATTGAATTAGGTTACACGAGTCAAAAGCCACCAAGAACTCTTTTTCACGGAACAAGTGAAAAATCGGTTCAATCAATATTGAAAAAAGGACTTAAAAGACAGAATAGACAACACGTTCATTTAAGTAGCGATATTGAAACAGCAAAGAAGGTTGGTCAAAGACACGGAAAACCATATATATTTAAGGTATTTGCAGAACAAATGTTCAACGACAATTTAGAATTCTTTATTTCTGAAAATGGAGTATGGCTAACTGAAAATGTGCCTGAAAAATATTTAAGTGGACAAGAAAAATGGGAATAATAACTGCAGGTAACAATGTATAAAAAAAATAGTGCAAAAAGTTCTTAACCGAAAAGTAAGTCTGTATTTGCTAAGTCGCCAAATTTTTAAATTTGGTCTAATTAATATAAGAAAAGATAATTAACAAAATTTAAAAATTCGGCTTTAGTTTAATCCGAAAAGTATCGCTTACAACTGCCCTACTTTTCTTATACTAGACCGTTACCCACAATATGAAAACAACAAAATTCATTTTAATATTTATAGTAACTTTTTTCGTGTTTACCTCTTGTAAACAAAAAGAAATAACTGATCTAAAAAATCAAATTTCAGAACTAAGTAAAAAGAATATTGAGCTAAAAGATTCTATTTCTCAACTTGAACTAAAAAATTTATATGCTTTTCACATCTTGGGCGGATTAGAAACAACAGAATTAAAAGTTAATCAAGAATCTACTGTTGATTTCTTTTTTGCATACAAGGACTACATTCACAAATATGATTTGTACCGTATAACCGGAGATGGTGAAAACGATAGAGAATTGATTAAAGAAAATAACGAACTAAGTGAATTTCAGTACACTTATACACCGAAAGACAAAAATGACAATCATATTAGACTTGTCGCAGTTTTCGATTTAGATAGTATAGGAATTGAAATTCCAGCAAATCTAAAATTGCCAATATCTGATTAAAATACTGTGGGTAACAACGCATATAATACAGCGGTCACATTTGGCTATCATTAAATTTCCTAACTTTATAGAAAATTTGGTACAGCGGATAATTACGTAGTGGCGGCGCCACTGCCCACGGCTGATTCGCACGCTGACGCTTCCCACTTTCGCTGACGCAAAATGTTGGCACTGCCGAAGCTGCCGCTCAAGACCCGCCGTATCATATGCAAACACGTTATCTGCAAGCTCAAAAAAATCTATTGCCTTTATGAAATTATGGCTTTTGATGTTAATAATTATATTTTCTACTAACTCCTATAGTCAGGACGGTATAAGAATTTATAAGGTTGAAGGAAAAACACACGAGATACAGAAAAAATATTCGGTTCACGAATATACCCTCCGCTCAGACTCGACTTATACCTTTAAAAATTATCGTCTTGACAACAAATTTCAACGAGAAAACTATAGATACTATAAGCCACTAACAGACGAGGGGAAATATAGGAAAGAAGGAGAGTTTTATATTCTAAGACCCTTTAATCAAGATTTTGACCTCGGGAAATTTAAGGTGACCGATGATAAAATGACCTATTTCTATGAATGGAAAGAAACCAGATTGAGAAAAGGCGCAACTTACAAAAGGTTAAAACCTGAAGACTTACCGATAATTGAGATTTTTAAGCAAATCAAAGATTATACTTATTATAGAAATATAGACAAGGACTTAATTGAATCTATAACAGAAGGAGAAATAAAATACGGACCGCAGTTTAAACAAATTGGAGGTTTTTCTTGCTCTGAATACTTTTACGACGAACAAGGAAAGAAAGAATTAATACGTGTAGAATACTCGCAAAGTACAGACCAAAGTTGGACAGAAAACTATTATTACAAATTTGAAGATTTAATCTATGCCATAAGAGTAAATGAAAGTCCAGATGGAAAAACTGAAACCAAAAGAAATTTTCCTAAGTAATGGACACATTATATTCGAATCAAAAACCAACTTTATAAGTGCTAAAGTTTTAATCGAAAATGGAAACAAATTTTTGGCTGAATATAAAGCCAGCAGATAACAAAACCTATAAACAATACGGGCTTTGGGCTTAATCGCTGGGTTTGTGTATTTTTATGATGTCCGCAAAATCTTTTGGATTTTGCTTTTTAGCGGGACAAAGAAAAAAAGAAAACCAAAAGATTTCGCTATGCGCGTGGCGGAAAGCAAACGCCAGTTTGCTCCCGTACTGTTCATAGCTCAACCGTTGCCCACAATATTCTAAATGACCCGAGTTATAAAATTTCTAACTGATTTAGATGATTATGAATTAGCATATTTTGCCAAATTCAAACTCAAAACTTACATGCCAGAAACTCAATCCGAAATCGAGAAATATATTGCGGATAAAGGACTGACTGAACAGCGGATTGAAAAACTAATTGCGACTAATCCAAAACGCGATACGGAAAATGGAAAAATAAGATGTCCAAGATGCTCAACCGATAAAATTAGATATGAAAAAGTTGAATGGATAAATAATACTGGACAATTTGGATTGGAAGATGAGATTTCTTCGCTTGATGGATTGGATGGAAGAGCAACTTACAAAGATCAAGTTATTTGTAATGTTTGCGGATTTTGGATAAAAGACCCAAATTTTGAAAAGAAGAAAAAGTCGTTTTGGCATTACATTGCGGACGGAATTTTTGACATTTTTACTGGTTGGCATTAAATAACGGAAAGAAAAATACTGTGGGCAACAACGCATATAATACAGCGTTCACATTCGGCTTTAATTAAATTTCCTAACTTTATAAAAAATTGATACATCGGATAAAACCGATAGGCGGCGCCACTGCCCTGACGACGCTAAAGCCAGATGCTACGCCACGTTGCTACTCCGCATCTAAGCCCAGCCGAAGCAGCCGCTCATTACCCGCCGTATCATATGCAAAACCGTTGTGCAACATATGAGAAAAACCGTACGACATATTAAAAAGAGAAATCGATTCTCAATTATTTTTCCAATTTTAACAATAATCGCGATTGGAATTCTATTTACGTTTTCATCATTTTATGAAAAGAGTTGGTCTTATAATTGGAATGGAATTAGTGAGCAAATTAGAGATAGCATAAAAGTTGCAGAATATGGTGGGATTTCAAGTGGAGTTGTTGGCGTGTCAGGAAGAAAACCAAAACAATTTGACCGACGAATTTGGATAATGAAAAATGCTACTGAAAAAGAACTCTTAAATCTTACTGAATACCCTAGTGGCACAATTAAAGCTATTGCCTATGAAGGCCTTTTGCGTAGAAAAGATTATAAAGATAAAACAAGTTTGGTTCTCAAATCATTAAAAGATACTGAATACCCAATTGAATACCAATCTGGTTGCTTATCTTCAAAAATGTATGTTGGTGAATATTTGATTAATCAAGTATTATTTTTAGATAATCAAGGTCCTCCTTTACCTGAAAGTTTTGTCAATTACAGAAAAGAAAAATATGATGTTGATAAAATAATGAAGGAATATTTGAAACTTAAAAAACTATGATGATACGTTGCACAACAACGTATATAATTTATGGCTTAGTTGAGTAAGAGAATTAAACTTCCTACATTTTTTCACTAACTTGTCATTCGGATAAAATCGGCGAGGCTTGCCACCCGAAACCGCGCTTTTACGCTGGCTAAATTGAAAAATTCGGCTCAATCAAGCGCTCAACGCTCAATTCGCTTTAGAATACATAGTCTAGGGTGGATTTCGTAAGAAAGGCTCATTAAGCCACCCTAGCAAGCTAAGTCGCCACAAATCATATACAAGACCGTTACCTTTAATTGCATTAACAATGCCATATAATAAAATAGTTCCTCCAAAGTATAATGAGACGAATGCAGTTTTAAACAGTTACTTTTATTTTGATCAAGCTATTATTTCGACATTGGATTTTGCTCTTGAAGATCTTACTGACTTGTATAATTTATCAATTGAACCGATAATAAAAAAGGATGAATTCTTAACCGAACAAGCTCGGAAGCACCCAATTCCTATGGACATAGAAACCGACGAGGATTATCGATTAATGCGAATAAATCAAGGAATCAGCGAACAGGGTTCAAAAATTAATAGCATGGCAAGTTTTCTAAATCAAGTCACAGCTATCTATTTATGGGTTATAGTAGAACAAACTGAAAACAAGCTTATAAATCTTATCGAAAACACTTTGCAAGGTAATGATAAGCATAATGGTTTTACTGATTGGAAAAGACGAAAAAAGTATTTTAAAGCACTAAACGTGAAGGTCGAAGGATTTAAAGCATATTTTGATGTTTTGGAACTTCAGAAATTCAATAATAAAGCCAAACACTTAGGAAAAGTTGATAAAGAATTAGCCAATATTAAGACTTTTAAAGGAAAGGAGAATATACCGCTTGAGCATGTAACAGTTCCTATAGAAAAATACCTTAATCAAAGCTATTATTATATTCTGGAACTTTTTAATCAAGTTGCGAAAGAAATTTTTCCTAAAAAAAATGAACTATAATACATGCAACTAAAAGGTAACAACGCATATATCACAGCGGTCACGGGCGGCTCGAATTAAATTCCCTAACTTTATCAAAACAACAAACAAGCGGAAAGGAACATAGTTGCGGCGCCACTGCCCTGCTGATTCTCACGCTGACGCTTCCAACGCCCAGCCGAATCAGCCGCGCATCACCCGCCGTGCCATATGCAAGACCGTTGTACACCATTTGAACGAACCAATGAAAATCATTTTTTGCGATAGCGTAATTGACAATAAAGTAGTCGAACCTGACTACCAGTCGGAATTTGATTCCGCAAAAGAAAATGAATTTGAGACACACATTTTCAGTTTCGAGGAACTGACTGATGGAAACATAAATGGAGCACTAAAGTTCATTAAAAGTTCTGACACAAAAGAATTTGGAATTTATCGTGGTTGGATGATGACACCAAAGGTTTATGAACAATTCTATAATGGACTTTTAAAAAAGAATATTGAGTTAATCAATAATCCAACTGAATATGAACATTGCCATTACTTACCGAACTCTTACGACAAAATTGTTGGAGAAACACCAAAATCAAATTGGACTAAAGATTTATCAAAAGCTAAAATCATTGAACTAACTAATGAATTTGGAGATAAGCCGATAATCGTGAAGGATTTCGTGAAATCTGAAAAACACAACTGGAATGATGCCTGTTTTATTCCAAACGCTTCTGACAAAACTAAAGTGGAAAAAATTGTCGACAGGTTTTTGGAATTAAGAGGCGACTATTTGAATAAAGGAATTGTATTTCGTGAATTTGAGGAATTGGAATTTTTGACTGACCACTCAAAAAGTGGAATGCCTTTAACTAAAGAATTTAGAATTGTATTCTTGAATAAGAATGTAGTCCAAATCTATAATTATTGGGACGAGGGAAATTATGACTCTGAAATACCAGATATTGATTTCTTTAAAAATATTGCGGAAAGTATAGAAAGTAACTTCTTCACAATGGATGTTGCAAAAAAGAAAAATGGAGGTTGGATAATAATGGAATTGGGAGACGGACAAGTTGCTGGACTTCCTGACAATGCGAATAGAAACATATATTATAAACAAATAAAAAACGGTGTACAACAATGGCTATAAGTAATTGCTTGTTCTCGCCTACTTCTGAAAATCCTCGAGGATTTTCAGTTTGGTGTGTACTTGCTAAGTTAAGTGCTAAACCACGCAACTACTCATAGCCGAGACCGTTGGCAACAATTTGAACCGAATGCAAAATGAGAAACTATCTTTTACTTTTTATCATAATCGGACTAATGAATTCGACATTAGGATTTTCTCAAGATGTGAATATCAAAATCGGAATTAAAGACAGCATTCAATCCAAGAATCTGAATGAGAATAGAGCATTTATCATAAATCTTCCGAAAGATTACGAAACTTCAAATAAGACCTATCCTGTTTTATACGTTTTGGACGGATTACAAAGCAACTTAATAGAAGCTATAAACGTGACGAACAAACTTCGGACTGAAATGATAATCGTTGCAATACCAAATACAGACCGAAATAGAGATATAATGCCATTAAGCACACCAACATATGAAGTTGACAATCCTGGAGCTGAAAATTTTCTCTCATTCATTGGAAATGAACTAATTCCACATATTGAGAAAAATTATCGTACAAATGGAACAAGGACTATTAGAGGAAGGTCGTTGAGCGGATTATTCGTAATGTATGCTTTTCTGGTAAAACCAGAATTGTTTGACAATTATATTGGAAATAGTGCAGGATGGTACGCGGATATGGATTATTATTTTGGAACCTTA
This Rasiella rasia DNA region includes the following protein-coding sequences:
- a CDS encoding SadB/YajI family lipoprotein; this translates as MKTTKFILIFIVTFFVFTSCKQKEITDLKNQISELSKKNIELKDSISQLELKNLYAFHILGGLETTELKVNQESTVDFFFAYKDYIHKYDLYRITGDGENDRELIKENNELSEFQYTYTPKDKNDNHIRLVAVFDLDSIGIEIPANLKLPISD
- a CDS encoding RNA 2'-phosphotransferase, whose amino-acid sequence is MISEKQQTHISKFLSLVLRHKPETIGVQLDQNGWVDINELIEKSNKYGIKFNRETLNHIVATNSKKRFAINNKLDKIRASQGHSIEIELGYTSQKPPRTLFHGTSEKSVQSILKKGLKRQNRQHVHLSSDIETAKKVGQRHGKPYIFKVFAEQMFNDNLEFFISENGVWLTENVPEKYLSGQEKWE
- a CDS encoding ATP-grasp domain-containing protein, whose product is MKIIFCDSVIDNKVVEPDYQSEFDSAKENEFETHIFSFEELTDGNINGALKFIKSSDTKEFGIYRGWMMTPKVYEQFYNGLLKKNIELINNPTEYEHCHYLPNSYDKIVGETPKSNWTKDLSKAKIIELTNEFGDKPIIVKDFVKSEKHNWNDACFIPNASDKTKVEKIVDRFLELRGDYLNKGIVFREFEELEFLTDHSKSGMPLTKEFRIVFLNKNVVQIYNYWDEGNYDSEIPDIDFFKNIAESIESNFFTMDVAKKKNGGWIIMELGDGQVAGLPDNANRNIYYKQIKNGVQQWL
- a CDS encoding alpha/beta hydrolase, which translates into the protein MNSTLGFSQDVNIKIGIKDSIQSKNLNENRAFIINLPKDYETSNKTYPVLYVLDGLQSNLIEAINVTNKLRTEMIIVAIPNTDRNRDIMPLSTPTYEVDNPGAENFLSFIGNELIPHIEKNYRTNGTRTIRGRSLSGLFVMYAFLVKPELFDNYIGNSAGWYADMDYYFGTLTDKSFKNKDQFIGKMLFVANSLADPFDPKKEVHTAMLEFSKKVKSELGARLSFKYVTYDNYGHVPYPSFYDGLKYVLNNNE